TTGAAGACGACGAACTCCGCCGCACACTGCGCGATACGCTTCTCGAACTTAACCCACCGAAGGGGCTTGGATTTATCGTTCGCACAGCAGGCCAAGATCGCACGAAGAAAGAGCTTTCGCGCGACATGGCTTACTTGCTTCGCCTTTGGAAAGTGATTGTGCGTCGCCTGAAGAAGACCGCTGGCCCAGCCACGATCTACGAAGAGAGCGACATGATCATTCGTACGATCCGCGACATCTTCACCGCCGAGATCGACGCGATCTATATCGATCATCCCGAAGCATTCGAACGCGCAAAAGAGTTCTTGCAACTCGTGATGCCTCGTAACGTCAACCGGCTCCATCAGTACGAAGGTCGCGAACCTCTGTTCCACAAGTACAAAGTGGAGCAAGAGATTGTGCAGATCTATCAGCGCAAGGTTCCGCTGCGTGGGGGCGGTTCGATCGTGATCGATCAGACGGAAGCTCTGGTGGCGATCGACGTGAACAGTGGTAACTTCCGCGCTGAAGACGATGCCGACGAGACGGCTTATCAGCTGAACATCAGTGCGGCGAAAGAGATTGCCCGCCAGCTTCGTCTGCGCGATCTCGGTGGTGTGATCGTAAACGACTTCATCGACATGCGTAAAGAGCGTCATCGTCGTGGTGTCGAGCGTGCCTTGCGGGATGCGATGCGCCGCGATCGGGCTCGCACCAAGATTTTGCGCACAAGCCCGTTTGGTCTGATCGAGATGACCCGTCAGCGCATTCGGCCTAGCCTAAAACGCAGTGTTTATGGCGATTGCCCATGCTGCAGTGGTCGTGGTGTTGTGAAGACAGCCGAGAGCATGGCAATCGAAGTAGTGCGCATGCTGATGCTCGCCAGCCAGCAGCCGAACGTCAGCCGCGTGACGGTTCGGGTGAATTCCGAAGTTGCTTCGTACCTGAACAATAAGAAGCGTCGCGAGATCATGAAGCTGGAAGACGATGCCCAAATGGTCGTCCAGATTCTCAGCCACGAAGGTGCTTTCCCCGAGCATTTGCAGGTCGAATGCCGCGACAACGAAGGTCGCGAGCTCAATTTGCCCGCGTAAGGCTGTTTGCCGGATGTGTTGTAAGTGCTGTCGCTGCATTGTTTTGCAGCGACGGCAAGGCGGGACATCGCTCGCCTATCAATCAGGGCTGGGCGCTCGCCCTTTGTGCCGGTAAATTACTCGATTCGGTATTGCCGAAGAGAAGTCTTCATGCGCGACCTTAAGTCGCGTGCCGAAGCCGGTAATGCCCTCCGACTCCCAAGTTTTTAGATTCAAAGAAAACCATGTACGCCATCATTGCCGAGAACGGACGTCAGTACAAAGTTGAAGAAGGCCAAGTATTCCAAATCGATCTGCGCGACGATGTCGGCGCTGGTGATTCGGTGACTTTCAGCAAGGTGCTTCTCATCGGTGGTGGCGAAAAGCCAATCGTGGGTGTTCCTGTGGTCGAAGGTGCCAGCGTGACCGCAGAAGTGGTCGCACAAGAGCTTGGCGACAAGATCTACATCCAAAAGTTCCGCCGCCGCAAGAACTATCGCCGCCGCACGGGCCATCGCCAGATGTACACCCGCGTGAAGATCACCAAGATCTCGGTCTAGTTGATCGGTAGGGGCTTAAGACTACAAGCGAGGAAGCAGTTGCTGCTTCCTCGTGGCAGATAGCTGTGGTCGCATGAATTCTGAAGAGCCGCACCATCTGTAGCGGCTCCCGAGCTGAAAACACTTTCACTCTCTGCTGCGCGGGTGAACTTGCTCGCGGCTCACTCTTCTTCTTCGGCTTGCAGACCGTATTCGTCGATCTTTTTGCGAACGGTCGTGCGATGCATACCCAGAATACGGGCTGCCGTGGCACACTGTCCTTTGCATTTCTTGAGGACAGCTTCCAGCAGCGGCGGCTCGACCAGTTTGAGCAGTTCTTCGTAAAGCTCGCCAGTTTCGCCCGCTTCTTTGACCCGCGCGAGGGCCCATTCACGAAGGCGCGTGGTGATCTGATCGCGCTCGTCACCGGTGTTCGCTGGTGATGTTCGTGGCACCGCAATCGAGGCTGGTAAATGCTCGCTCAGAATCACACCATCGCGCGCAACGATCATGGCATGCTCGATGGCGCTACGTAGCTCGCGAATGTTGCCAGGCCAGTGTCGCGAGCGAATTTCCTTCATCGCTTCGGGAGCAAATTGAAGCGCCCGGCCAGCCATCGATGCAAAGTGCTGCGCGAGGAGTTGCACGTCGTCGCCACGATCGCGTAGCGGAGGCAACGTGATCTGAAATGTGCAAAGTCGATAGTACAGATCGTGCCGAAACTGGCCACTTGCCACGAGCGCGGGAAGGTCCTGATGCGTAGCAGAAACCAGGCGAAAACGGGTCTTTTTGGTCTGGCCGCTTCCCACTGGCATCACTTCGCCGTGATCGAGCGTGCGCAAAAGTTTCACTTGCACAGGAAGGGGAATATCGGCCACTTCGTCGAGGAATAGCGTGCCGCCGTCGGCTGCCAGCAGCAACCCTTCGTGCGCATGATCGGCTCCAGTGAACGAGCCTCGTGTGTGTCCGAAAAGTTCGCTCTCGACGAGCGACGGATTGAGGGCAGCGATATTCACAGGAACGAATGGACCGCTCGCTCGGTCGCTATAGCGATGAATCGCGCGTGCAACCAGTTCCTTGCCTGTGCCACTTTCGCCCGAGACCAGCACGCAGGCTTCGCTGGCGGCTACCAGCGCGATGCGCTTGAACACTTCCTGCATGGCGAGCGATTGCCCTACCAAGCCATCGGTTTGTGAACTGCGATGAAGGTTTGCCGGCTCGGCAGGAGCGGCTTTTTGCGCCAGCAGCTTCGCGAGGAGTTGCTCGATTTGAGTTAGGTCAAACGGCTTTAAGAGATACTCTCGCGCGCCGCCACGAACCGCTTCCACTGCTGTCGACAAATCGCCGTGCGCGGTCATGATCACCACCGGCGCGCCATGCAGCAGTGGATGCAGCTGTTTCAAGGCAGTCAGACCGTCCATCCCAGGCAGACGAACATCCAGCATCACGAGATCGTAGGGAGCTGTTCCGGCGAGCGCAATCCCTTGCTCCGCCGACGAAGCGATTTGCACTTCGTGCCCGAGTCGCTTGCCCAGTTGTTTGAGACCCCAGCAAATGCTTGGCTCGTCATCGACTACCAGCAACTTCGCCATGCGGCACATCACTTACAAGAAGAGGAAGCGTGACGAAAAAATGGGTTTGATGCTGCTCGCGCGACCAGCGAATCTCACCCCCATGAGCCGCCGCCGTTTGTTTGGCAACGCACAGCCCTAGCCCAGTCCCTTGCGGCTTATCGGTCGCGAAAGGCTCGAACATTTTGGCGGCCGCGAATTCGGAAACGCCGCTCCCATTATCGATGATCTCGATCTCGCACGACGTAGGACGCTCGCTATGCAAACGGATCTCCACCGCGCCAGTTCCACTAAGATTGCGGCGATCGGCGGCTGCCTCAATCGCGTTCATCAGCAGGTTGATCACCATCTGCTGCAGCGACGGCGCGTCGCCCCGCATCGGTACAGGCAGGTCACCGAGTGATGTCGCCAGCTCAATTCCGAGGTGCGATGCCGTGGGGGTCACCAAAGGGATGAGATCGAGCAACGTTTGCCGCAAATCGATCGGCTGTAGTTCGCGTGTTTCCTTGCGTCCGAGCGTCAGCAGCCGCTGTACGTACGACTCGATGAGCGACAGCTGCTGGGTGGCCACTTCCAGCGACTCGTGGTTGGCATCGATATCGGCGCGACCACTTTCGAGATCCCGTTCCAGCAGATCGAGTGCCAGGCGACAGCCGGTGGCCGCGTTGCGAACCTGATGGGCAATGCCGCCTCCTAGTTGCCCCAAGGTTCGAAGACGTTCGCTCCGACGGATCTCTTCTTCGTAATCAGCCAGACGCTGAGCCATTTGATTGATCGCCTGACCGAGCCGGTGGACTTCGTCGTCGATGCTGGTCTCAGGCATTTGCCGATAATCGCCCGCTGCGATCTGCGTCACTTGTTTCTGCAGCTGATCGATGGGACCAGTGACGCGGAGAGCCACGACGTAAGCCGCCGCAATCGTGAGGGCAATGGCAACCGCGCCGATGGCAAGGGGGGGCCAGATCGCTTGAAAACGAGCAGCTCGCCACGCTTTCGCCGGGTAGAACGCGTGCAGCTGAAGCTGCGAGCCTCCCACGGCACGCCGATCGAGGATCGCTGGAAAATGGATCAGCTCGACATCGTCGCCGGCAAGTTTCGCGACAATCGAAGCCCCGCGTCCGTGCGACTGGAGCGTGGCGGTGTCCAGTTGCAGCAGCTCGTCGGAACTCGCGGCTGTCGCTGCGCCATCGAGCGTGGCGATCAGATATTCGGCCCCTGTTAAGCCGCGTGCCTGCTTTAGAACCGACGATTCGAGTGGAAAGTTCGTAGCGGCGAGCGTGCGCACGACGTCAGCCTGCTGCTCGTCCACTTCGGCAATCACTTGCCGCGATGCGAGATAGGCATTCATGACGCTCACCACCAGCACCGCAGCCAGCACCACGCTGACCATCGGCAACAGGATTTGGCGGCGAAGTGGCCACCGCATACGAAAGCTCCAAGGAATCAGTCGCTCGATCGGAAGGATCAAGCCGTTCCTTGTATCGTAGTTGCCACGCGTCCCCTTTGCCCATCGCTAGGGGGACCGATTGCCTGAAACTTTTGACTCTACAAGCCAGCAGCAAATGCCGCCGGAGCAGCAACTAGCGGTCGATTTCGCCCATCACGATGTCGAGCGAACCGACGATTGCGGGGACGTCGGCGATCAGACAGCCTCGGCAGAGGTCGGCCGTGATCGACAGGTTGCAGAACGAACTGCTACGAGCGCGGACACGCCATGGAATCGCGTTGCCATCGCTCACGATGTAGAAACCCATCTGTCCTCGGGGACATTCGGTTTCGAGGTAGGCTTCACCCTTCGGAAGTTTCGTGGTGAGCTTGATCGGCTGACCCCAGTCGCCCGAAGCGGTGCTGTAGCGTTCAATCGCTTGACGCACGAGGTCGATCGACTGCACCACTTCCAGCA
This window of the Pirellula staleyi DSM 6068 genome carries:
- a CDS encoding Rne/Rng family ribonuclease, which codes for MKSEMLINVSQPEECRIAIIEDGLLEELYIERASQDNYVGNIYRGRIVNLEPSIQAAFVDFGVGRNGFLHISDVEPQYFRQGGYDPAEQIGGGRLADIDTGEDDDAPRPQQRRERRPPRGGRPRVKPPIQEIFRRGDEVLVQVIKEGIGTKGPTLSTYISIPGRYLVLMPALGRVGVSRKIEDDELRRTLRDTLLELNPPKGLGFIVRTAGQDRTKKELSRDMAYLLRLWKVIVRRLKKTAGPATIYEESDMIIRTIRDIFTAEIDAIYIDHPEAFERAKEFLQLVMPRNVNRLHQYEGREPLFHKYKVEQEIVQIYQRKVPLRGGGSIVIDQTEALVAIDVNSGNFRAEDDADETAYQLNISAAKEIARQLRLRDLGGVIVNDFIDMRKERHRRGVERALRDAMRRDRARTKILRTSPFGLIEMTRQRIRPSLKRSVYGDCPCCSGRGVVKTAESMAIEVVRMLMLASQQPNVSRVTVRVNSEVASYLNNKKRREIMKLEDDAQMVVQILSHEGAFPEHLQVECRDNEGRELNLPA
- the rplU gene encoding 50S ribosomal protein L21 translates to MYAIIAENGRQYKVEEGQVFQIDLRDDVGAGDSVTFSKVLLIGGGEKPIVGVPVVEGASVTAEVVAQELGDKIYIQKFRRRKNYRRRTGHRQMYTRVKITKISV
- a CDS encoding sigma-54 dependent transcriptional regulator, whose product is MAKLLVVDDEPSICWGLKQLGKRLGHEVQIASSAEQGIALAGTAPYDLVMLDVRLPGMDGLTALKQLHPLLHGAPVVIMTAHGDLSTAVEAVRGGAREYLLKPFDLTQIEQLLAKLLAQKAAPAEPANLHRSSQTDGLVGQSLAMQEVFKRIALVAASEACVLVSGESGTGKELVARAIHRYSDRASGPFVPVNIAALNPSLVESELFGHTRGSFTGADHAHEGLLLAADGGTLFLDEVADIPLPVQVKLLRTLDHGEVMPVGSGQTKKTRFRLVSATHQDLPALVASGQFRHDLYYRLCTFQITLPPLRDRGDDVQLLAQHFASMAGRALQFAPEAMKEIRSRHWPGNIRELRSAIEHAMIVARDGVILSEHLPASIAVPRTSPANTGDERDQITTRLREWALARVKEAGETGELYEELLKLVEPPLLEAVLKKCKGQCATAARILGMHRTTVRKKIDEYGLQAEEEE
- a CDS encoding HAMP domain-containing sensor histidine kinase, encoding MRWPLRRQILLPMVSVVLAAVLVVSVMNAYLASRQVIAEVDEQQADVVRTLAATNFPLESSVLKQARGLTGAEYLIATLDGAATAASSDELLQLDTATLQSHGRGASIVAKLAGDDVELIHFPAILDRRAVGGSQLQLHAFYPAKAWRAARFQAIWPPLAIGAVAIALTIAAAYVVALRVTGPIDQLQKQVTQIAAGDYRQMPETSIDDEVHRLGQAINQMAQRLADYEEEIRRSERLRTLGQLGGGIAHQVRNAATGCRLALDLLERDLESGRADIDANHESLEVATQQLSLIESYVQRLLTLGRKETRELQPIDLRQTLLDLIPLVTPTASHLGIELATSLGDLPVPMRGDAPSLQQMVINLLMNAIEAAADRRNLSGTGAVEIRLHSERPTSCEIEIIDNGSGVSEFAAAKMFEPFATDKPQGTGLGLCVAKQTAAAHGGEIRWSREQHQTHFFVTLPLLVSDVPHGEVAGSR